Within Lentimicrobiaceae bacterium, the genomic segment CGGATCGGGTTCCGAACCGGAAAAAATTGCGGAAGCAATTTCTTATGGCGTAATAAAAATGAACATTGATACCGATACCCAATGGGCTTTTTGGGAAGGTGTTTTAAAATATTACCGTAAGAATGAAGGTTATCTGCAAGGACAACTTGGCAATCCGGAAGGAGCTGACAAACCCAATAAAAAATTCTACGACCCGCGTGCATGGTTACGCGAAGGGGAGAAAACGATGGTGGAAAGATTAAAAACAGCTTTCCTAAACCTAAACGCGAATAATTGCTATTAAACAAAAAAGTGCCGGAAATTCCGGCACTTTTTTTATTCATCATGTTCTACATCGAAGTTACCATTAACAGTTCCTGTGAATGTAAAATAAGAACTGGTATCGGCGAACGGTTAACCATTTGTTGTGCATAAGTGCCCATCAGCAGATTCGACATGGATTTTTCCTGTTCCGACATGATGGAAATAAGATTGGCATCAACTTTTTCGGCATATTCTATTATTGCAGTGGTAATGTTATCGGCTTCCACCTGGACGCCAACACCTTTTATCCCTTCTTTTTCTAAATGCTTCATCACTTGGCTCGAATATAACAGAACTCTGCTACGCAGTTCATCCACTTTTGAAGTCAATACACTTAATACATGAATTTCCGCATCAAAATAACTGGCTAAAGAAACAGTAAAGGGCACTTTCTGGCGGGTTTCGAGAGTGTTATCAATCGGTAAAATTATCTTTTCCAGGTTCCGCCTGATACTTCTGCCTGCCCTAATGGTAATTACCGGGCAGGGTGCTGCAGAAACAATTTTATTAGCATTGCTCCCAATCCAAAACTCTTCGAAGCCCGAAGCTCCGTGAGTACCGGCTACTATCAGAGTAGCTTCACTTTCCTTTGCCTCCATTACAATTTCGCGGTACACTTTCCCCTCTCTGATTTTAAAATCAATTGTTGACTTTCCGAGTTGAGACTTGTATTTTTTAATTAACAAACCAAATTGTTTCTGCACTTCACTTATCAGTTCGTCCGACTTACCGGAAAAAATTTCTATTTTGGTAACATTCGGATTATTAACCCAAACCATATTGATATTCAAATGGGTTTTGTTAGCAATACTGATAGCATGTTCTAGGGCATTTATAGAACAATCGGAAAAATCAATAGCTACAATAATATCTTTCATAGTTTTAATATTTTAAATAGTTAGTTGTTTTATTTACTTCAACATTTATTTGTTCTTCTTTAACCACATAGGCATTTGGAAAATCAAGAGCTATCTGTTGCAAAAAACCCTGTGCTTCAATCCGAGTTCTGAAGTCTCCTACCCTTACCTTGTAATAAGGTTCCTGAAATGTTATATATGCTTGTATATCCGGATACTTTCCGATAAATTGTTCTTTTGAATCTGTGGCTTTTCTTTTAGAGTAGTTTCCCGATTCAAAAAGAATTTGTATCCGGTATCCTTCTATTCCCGGGAATTTTTCGTTCAATAGTATCTGTTTTTCTACCAATTTTTCTACTCTTTCATCTTGAATCAGTTCAACGGATCCTGATCTTGGATTCTGGGCGAAAATACCGGAACAAACACTTGTAAAAAGACAACTCAACAGATATACTTGTAATTTTTTCATTTTATATTCCTCTTTACAAATTTTATAACGAAAAAAGTTCATTCGGTTGTATGCTCAACACGGGAATTGTAGAATTATTTATCATTTGTTGTGCCGAAGCACCTAACAGGCTTTGAATGGATGCCGATTCCTGCTCTGTCATTATCGAAACAAGACCTGCCTTTATGATTTCGCCATAGTGAAGCGTTGTATTGGTCACATTTTCGGTAGACACAGGTTCAATATATGCATGTAACCCTTTAGATGTAATATACTTAGCTGCCTGCCGTGCCACACTTTCTGTTTTACGGTTTACCGAAGCTATGTTGGTAGAAAACAACGTAAGCAGGTGCATTTCGCTGTTAAAGAAAGAAGCAAGTTGGGTGGTAAACGGTACTTTTTGTATCGTTTCGGGTGTATTGTCTATGGGTAATACTATTTTATCGAGGTTGTTATCGAATTGGAACGACTGCCGGATGGTAATAACAGGGCAGGGCGAAGATACTACTATCCTGAAAGCATTACTGCCTACCCAATATTCTTCGTAGCCGGTAATTCCATGCGCACCCGTAAGAACCAGGTCGGCATTGGAGGCTTTTGCCTGATAAGCAATTTCCTGATACACCTTGCCTTTGCGTTGCCGGTAATAGAGTTTACTTTTATACAAATCTTTTTTGTACCGTTTAACCAACTCTTCCAGATTTTCTTTAGCTTCTTCTTTTATTTCAATGCTTTTTGCTGTTTCGTAAGGGAGTAAAGTGGATTGTCCGCTAATATTATCCACCCAAACCATAAGCAAGTCGCTTCCAATTTTATTGGCAAACATAATCCCACATTCAAGGGCATGAACGGAATCCCTTGAGAAATCAATGCCAACAATGATCTTTTTCATTGTGTGAAATTTTTGTGAATAAATGATTAAGAACAGTCTTCGTATTCCAATCAAAACTTAGTAAAGATAAAAAAAAATTACATTTCACATAGTATTTATAGAAAAACACGGGTAATTTTGTAAAAATTTAAATTTCACGTAGGTTTGTTGCTAATAATTTACAAATAATGAACGAAAACCTGAATCCGGAGGGTAGCAGGCTGAGTGCCGCCGAGAAAGAGATGGAAAAGATGCTCAGACCTGTTGATTTTACTGAATTTTCGGGACAGGAAAATGTGGTGGAAAACTTGAAAATTTTCGTAAAAGCCGCCCGGCAACGTGGCGAAGCGCTGGATCATGTTTTATTGCACGGACCTCCCGGCTTGGGAAAGACTACTCTCTCTCACATCATAGCCAACGAAATGGGAGTAAATTTAAAACTTACTTCGGGTCCCGTGCTCGACAAACCTGGCGATCTTGCCGGATTGCTTACCGGCTTAGAAGCCAACGATGTACTTTTTATTGACGAAATCCATCGCTTAAGTCCTGTAATAGAAGAATATCTTTATTCCGCCATGGAAGATTTTCGTATTGATATACTGATAGAAAGTGGTCCCAATGCCCGTAGTATCCAAATTAACCTTAACCCGTTTACACTTGTTGGAGCTACTACCCGTTCCGGTTTGCTTACGGCTCCCCTTCGTTCGCGGTTTGGGATAAACTCCCGTCTTTCATATTACAATGCAGTAACGCTCGAAAAAATTATTCTTCGCTCGGCAACCATACTTAATGTCCCAATACATACGGAAGCAGCATCCGAAATAGCCCGGCGCAGCCGGGGAACCCCACGCATTGCTAACTTATTACTCAGACGGGTACGCGATTTTGCCCAGATAAAAGGTAATGGAACCATCAACATTGAAATTGCCCATTTTGCTCTTGCTGCTCTTAATGTTGACAAAAACGGACTCGACGAAATGGATACCCGGATTTTGACCACCATCATCGAAAAATTTAAAGGAGGTCCGGTGGGGATTACCACTATTGCCACGGCAGTAGGTGAAGACCCGGGGACCATTGAAGAGGTGTACGAACCTTTTCTTATCCAAGAAGGATACCTGATGCGAACACCTCGTGGGCG encodes:
- a CDS encoding universal stress protein, which codes for MKDIIVAIDFSDCSINALEHAISIANKTHLNINMVWVNNPNVTKIEIFSGKSDELISEVQKQFGLLIKKYKSQLGKSTIDFKIREGKVYREIVMEAKESEATLIVAGTHGASGFEEFWIGSNANKIVSAAPCPVITIRAGRSIRRNLEKIILPIDNTLETRQKVPFTVSLASYFDAEIHVLSVLTSKVDELRSRVLLYSSQVMKHLEKEGIKGVGVQVEADNITTAIIEYAEKVDANLISIMSEQEKSMSNLLMGTYAQQMVNRSPIPVLILHSQELLMVTSM
- a CDS encoding SPOR domain-containing protein codes for the protein MKKLQVYLLSCLFTSVCSGIFAQNPRSGSVELIQDERVEKLVEKQILLNEKFPGIEGYRIQILFESGNYSKRKATDSKEQFIGKYPDIQAYITFQEPYYKVRVGDFRTRIEAQGFLQQIALDFPNAYVVKEEQINVEVNKTTNYLKY
- a CDS encoding universal stress protein, coding for MKKIIVGIDFSRDSVHALECGIMFANKIGSDLLMVWVDNISGQSTLLPYETAKSIEIKEEAKENLEELVKRYKKDLYKSKLYYRQRKGKVYQEIAYQAKASNADLVLTGAHGITGYEEYWVGSNAFRIVVSSPCPVITIRQSFQFDNNLDKIVLPIDNTPETIQKVPFTTQLASFFNSEMHLLTLFSTNIASVNRKTESVARQAAKYITSKGLHAYIEPVSTENVTNTTLHYGEIIKAGLVSIMTEQESASIQSLLGASAQQMINNSTIPVLSIQPNELFSL
- the ruvB gene encoding Holliday junction branch migration DNA helicase RuvB, with the protein product MNENLNPEGSRLSAAEKEMEKMLRPVDFTEFSGQENVVENLKIFVKAARQRGEALDHVLLHGPPGLGKTTLSHIIANEMGVNLKLTSGPVLDKPGDLAGLLTGLEANDVLFIDEIHRLSPVIEEYLYSAMEDFRIDILIESGPNARSIQINLNPFTLVGATTRSGLLTAPLRSRFGINSRLSYYNAVTLEKIILRSATILNVPIHTEAASEIARRSRGTPRIANLLLRRVRDFAQIKGNGTINIEIAHFALAALNVDKNGLDEMDTRILTTIIEKFKGGPVGITTIATAVGEDPGTIEEVYEPFLIQEGYLMRTPRGREVTEMAFVHLGKRKTKSQPNLFEE